The Nostoc sp. 'Lobaria pulmonaria (5183) cyanobiont' DNA window GGTCTCCCCTGGATGAGTCCTGTTTATTCATGACTCGCTACACATTATCTTTATGGTGAGAATAGTCTTTTCTCACCACATTCAATCACCACATCTACTTGTTAACTTCGCATCCACTTGAAAGCTATTTAAGGCTTTCAAATTGAGCCTGACAAAACTTCTTATTAACTATACATTTCATGAGCAAAATAATTAATTTGTTCGTATTGAGCTTTAAAAAAGTTTTAACATTTATTTAATTAACTACTTAATGAACATTTTCACTTTGACCAGAAAACCTTACACAAAATATTTTTAGGAAATGTTTAAGCCTCTTACAATTAGACCTCATCTGATTTGTTAATAATTTTAATATTTAAGACATGATAATATTCTGCCATAAAGTTTACAGTTCCTTCATAAATTAATTCTGTTGATTCCGACGAAAGAATAATATTCATTTTGTCATCATTTATCTAAATATTTAAATCAAACTAAATTGAAAATTGTTGCTTTCTCCAATACATATTGCATATATCAAAATGTAACTGGCGAACATTTATTCTGGTATATATGTATACTGTTTATATAAATTTGTTTGCTTAGGTCTAAAAATATTTGAAAAAGAATATCATTACTCTTATAGATATAGTTGCATTTGCTGGAAACAATAGTTAAATCGGCAGTTATAAACTACATATACACGAGGCTTTACTCACCTGCATAGATTTTAAATCCTCAACTTTTTATTTATGCTCTGTATGAAAATGGCCGATTGTGGGCTGCTATCTCCAGTCAGATATTGAGTCAGAGACCCGGTGAATCCATTTCCATGTAGAGCAGGGGAAAAAGGAATACTAAATATTCATAAGAATTATTTGCAAGAAACTTTATCTATAACTTGAAATAAAAAACAATTTGCTATTGTGTTCAAAGTTATCGAAAATTGATGCTGTAAAAGTAATTTTTGAGTACAAAACAATAAAAAATTAGGATAATATGATGGTTAATGCACAAACAGATGACAGGCAAAAATGCCGAGGATTTATTCATGGCACAACTAACAGGTTTGACATTTGGCGGTAAGGCTTGGACACCAAAATTCGCTCAGGAAATCGACAAGGAAAAATGTATCGGCTGTGGCAGATGCGTTAAAGTATGCGGGTACAATGTGCTAGGTTTGAAGGCACTCAACGAAGAAGGCGAATTTGTAGAAGATGAAGATGAGGAAGAAGTTGAACGGAAAGTAATGGCAGTTACTTCTCCAGATAACTGTATTGGTTGTGAAGCTTGTTCACGGATTTGCCCCAAGAATTGCTACACGCATGTTGAATTAAACAATTAAGGTTTTTGAAGTTAGTCAAAATTGTTGTTAATTCAATGAGGCACTGTTTGTAGAAAGCGCAAATACGCTAGGCAAGGTAACTTGAGGGGAATACTAAATATTTACCGGAACTAATAAATAGTTCACAGTAAACAAATCCGTAAATCACAAAATGTGAGCTATTAACAAATTTAAACTTGCTGCTAATATAGCCTAATCAATATTAGGTCTAACAGTGCCCTCTTGGAACAACTAGCTTTTATGAAAGCAGGGGGCTAACTTTTTCATAGGAGTTGAAATATAATTTGTAATTTTCTGGGGGAAAGATATGGAAAAAATCTGGAAGTTTCCCCCTTTTTTTATGGCTGCACGTTAGAAAGTTAATAAGTGAAAAGGAAATGGGAAATGGGGAATGGGGAATGGGGAATAGATAACAAT harbors:
- the fdxB gene encoding ferredoxin III, nif-specific; the encoded protein is MAQLTGLTFGGKAWTPKFAQEIDKEKCIGCGRCVKVCGYNVLGLKALNEEGEFVEDEDEEEVERKVMAVTSPDNCIGCEACSRICPKNCYTHVELNN